In Micromonospora sp. WMMD980, the following are encoded in one genomic region:
- a CDS encoding SDR family NAD(P)-dependent oxidoreductase yields the protein MTRTVVVTGATSGIGRAAAREFAGRGDRLVLAARAPETLAQVRRECVDAGATDVRVVPTDVTEPGALDALAATALAEFGKIDVWVHTAAVMAYGRFEEIPAHVFEQVVRTDLLGSAGVARVALRHFREADAGTLILTGSVLGHITAPYMSGYVTSKWGLHGLARALQQESQDLPGVHVCLVTPGSVDTPVYQQAANYLGRIGRPPLPITTPERVARAIVHCADKPRREISVGRVNLLMRVGFTALPAVYDVLVGPLMRLGGLTNRPTQPNPGVVFTPNPAGEAARGGWLPDLVGLARSIGGSAGSTVRHGLRMALLAARPGSTGE from the coding sequence GTGACCCGGACGGTGGTCGTCACCGGCGCGACCAGCGGGATCGGCCGGGCGGCGGCCCGGGAGTTCGCGGGCCGCGGGGACCGACTGGTCCTCGCGGCCCGCGCCCCCGAGACCCTGGCCCAGGTACGCCGGGAGTGCGTCGACGCGGGCGCCACCGACGTGCGCGTCGTGCCCACCGACGTCACCGAGCCAGGCGCGCTCGACGCACTGGCGGCCACCGCGCTCGCCGAGTTCGGGAAGATCGACGTCTGGGTGCACACCGCGGCGGTGATGGCGTACGGGCGCTTCGAGGAGATCCCGGCGCACGTCTTCGAGCAGGTGGTCCGCACCGACCTGCTGGGCTCCGCCGGGGTGGCACGGGTGGCGCTGCGGCACTTCAGGGAGGCCGACGCGGGCACCCTGATCCTCACCGGTTCCGTGCTCGGTCACATCACCGCGCCCTACATGAGTGGATACGTCACCAGCAAGTGGGGGCTGCACGGCCTGGCGCGGGCGTTGCAGCAGGAGTCCCAGGACCTGCCCGGGGTGCACGTCTGCCTGGTCACCCCCGGCAGCGTGGACACACCGGTCTACCAGCAGGCGGCGAACTACCTCGGGCGGATCGGCCGACCGCCGCTGCCGATCACCACCCCGGAGCGGGTGGCCCGGGCCATCGTCCACTGCGCCGACAAGCCCCGCCGGGAGATCTCGGTGGGGCGGGTCAACCTGCTCATGCGGGTCGGCTTCACCGCGCTGCCGGCCGTCTACGACGTCCTGGTCGGTCCGCTGATGCGGCTCGGTGGGCTGACGAATCGGCCGACGCAGCCGAACCCGGGCGTCGTGTTCACCCCGAACCCGGCCGGCGAGGCGGCGCGGGGCGGGTGGTTGCCCGACCTGGTCGGGCTGGCCCGGTCGATCGGCGGTTCGGCGGGCTCGACCGTCCGGCACGGACTGCGAATGGCGCTCCTGGCGGCCCGGCCCGGGTCGACCGGGGAGTGA
- a CDS encoding succinate dehydrogenase/fumarate reductase iron-sulfur subunit — MNLTLRIWRQTGPEDKGRMVTYPVPDVSPDMSFLEMLDVLNERLILDGEEPVAFDHDCREGICGACSLMINGEAHGPQRGTTACQLHMRQFSDGDTIDIEPWRARAFPVVKDLVVNRNAFDQIIAAGGYVTAPTGSAPEAHSTPVAKEDADAAFSAAACIGCGACVAACPNGSGMLFTAAKVTQLSLLPQGQPERYTRVIGMVDAHDEAGFGGCTNIGECTSACPKGIPLNTIGRLNRDYLKATTKRAGTPGS; from the coding sequence GTGAACCTGACCCTGCGCATCTGGCGCCAGACCGGCCCCGAGGACAAGGGTCGGATGGTGACCTACCCGGTGCCGGACGTGTCCCCGGACATGTCCTTCCTGGAGATGCTCGACGTCCTCAACGAGCGGCTGATCCTCGACGGCGAGGAGCCGGTCGCGTTCGACCACGACTGTCGCGAGGGCATCTGCGGCGCGTGCAGCCTCATGATCAACGGCGAGGCGCACGGCCCGCAGCGCGGCACCACCGCCTGTCAACTGCACATGCGGCAGTTCTCCGACGGCGACACGATCGACATCGAGCCCTGGCGAGCCCGCGCCTTCCCGGTCGTCAAGGACCTGGTGGTGAACCGGAACGCCTTCGACCAGATCATCGCCGCCGGCGGCTACGTCACCGCGCCGACCGGCAGCGCCCCGGAGGCGCACTCCACCCCGGTGGCCAAGGAGGACGCGGACGCCGCCTTCTCCGCGGCCGCCTGCATCGGCTGCGGCGCCTGCGTGGCGGCCTGCCCGAACGGCTCCGGCATGCTCTTCACCGCCGCCAAGGTCACCCAGCTCTCGCTGCTCCCCCAGGGCCAGCCCGAGCGCTACACCCGGGTGATCGGCATGGTGGACGCGCACGACGAGGCCGGCTTCGGCGGCTGCACCAACATCGGCGAGTGCACGTCGGCCTGCCCGAAGGGCATCCCGCTGAACACCATCGGCCGGCTCAACCGCGACTACCTCAAGGCCACCACGAAGCGCGCCGGCACCCCCGGCTCCTGA
- a CDS encoding zinc-dependent alcohol dehydrogenase: MKALTWQGKRDVRVEDVPDPRIEEPTDAIVRITSTAICGSDLHLYEVLGPYLKPGDVLGHEPMGIVEEVGSGVTRLKKGDRVVVPFNISCGHCWMCERQLYAQCETTQVTAEGKGASLFGYTSLYGSVPGGQAEYLRVPQAQFGPIKIPDTGADERWLYLSDILPTAWQAVKYADTPPGGTLAVFGLGPVGQFSARIGRHLGAGRVIGLDLVPERLEMARRHGIEVLDVSQLDDVPGALIDLVDGRGPDAVIDAVGMEAHGAPVGKIAQAAAGLLPDKLAQPMIDAAGVDRLVVLHAALKAVRRGGTVSISGVYGGEQDPMPLMEMFDRGIQLRMGQCHVRRWVDEIIPLLEGDDDPLGVEDLRTHRLPLAQAPQAYEMFQKKSDGCVKVVLAP; this comes from the coding sequence ATGAAGGCACTGACCTGGCAAGGCAAGCGTGACGTTCGGGTCGAGGACGTCCCGGACCCCCGCATCGAGGAGCCGACGGACGCGATCGTCCGGATCACCTCGACCGCCATCTGCGGTTCCGACCTGCACCTGTACGAGGTGCTGGGGCCGTACCTCAAGCCCGGCGACGTGCTCGGACACGAGCCGATGGGCATCGTCGAGGAGGTCGGGTCGGGGGTGACCCGGCTCAAGAAGGGCGACCGCGTGGTCGTCCCGTTCAACATCTCCTGCGGGCACTGCTGGATGTGCGAGCGGCAGCTCTACGCGCAGTGCGAAACCACGCAGGTCACCGCCGAGGGCAAGGGCGCGTCGCTGTTCGGCTACACCTCGCTCTACGGCTCGGTTCCGGGCGGCCAGGCCGAGTACCTGCGCGTCCCGCAGGCCCAGTTCGGGCCGATCAAGATCCCGGACACCGGGGCGGACGAGCGCTGGCTCTACCTCTCCGACATCCTGCCCACCGCCTGGCAGGCGGTGAAGTACGCGGACACCCCGCCCGGCGGCACCCTCGCCGTGTTCGGGCTCGGCCCGGTCGGGCAGTTCTCCGCCCGGATCGGCCGGCACCTCGGCGCCGGCCGGGTGATCGGGCTGGACCTGGTGCCGGAGCGGCTGGAGATGGCCCGCCGGCACGGCATCGAGGTGCTCGACGTGAGCCAACTCGACGACGTGCCCGGCGCGCTCATCGACCTGGTCGACGGGCGCGGCCCGGACGCGGTGATCGACGCGGTCGGGATGGAGGCGCACGGCGCGCCGGTCGGCAAGATCGCCCAGGCCGCCGCCGGTCTGCTCCCGGACAAGCTGGCCCAGCCGATGATCGACGCGGCCGGCGTGGACCGGCTGGTGGTGCTGCACGCCGCGCTCAAGGCGGTCCGTCGCGGCGGCACCGTGTCGATCTCCGGGGTGTACGGCGGCGAGCAGGACCCGATGCCGCTGATGGAGATGTTCGACCGGGGCATCCAACTGCGGATGGGGCAGTGCCACGTACGGCGCTGGGTGGACGAGATCATCCCGTTGCTGGAGGGCGACGACGACCCGCTGGGCGTCGAGGACCTGCGGACCCACCGGCTGCCGCTGGCGCAGGCGCCGCAGGCGTACGAGATGTTCCAGAAGAAGTCCGACGGCTGCGTCAAGGTCGTGCTCGCACCGTGA